The Panicum hallii strain FIL2 chromosome 5, PHallii_v3.1, whole genome shotgun sequence genome contains the following window.
TGTGTCAACTCCTCATCCCACAAAGCAGGCCAGTAAGACCCCTGCAGACAAATCTGGCAAGACCCCAGCAACTGACAAGAAGTCAAAGGAGAAGTCCCCCAAATCTGGTAGCCATGCCTGCAAGACATGCAGCAAGTATGTGTGGCTTACAGTTTTTTTTTCATTGAATGAATGACAACTTAGTATTTTTCACTTGCATTTGGAGACTGCTAATTGTCTGTCCTTGGTTCAGGACTTTTGGCAGCGAGTCAGCACTGGAGTCTCATAAGAAGGCAAAGCATGAAGCCTAGAGTATTTACAGTCCTGTGGTTGATATAGAGGCTGCTGTTTCTCGTTAGTTAACGCTTTACTCAGTCGGCAGTCGCTGGAGTCTTATTTTTGAATATGGGAAACGCCATTAGATTTGGTAACATAGCCAGTATGCCTTACTTTTGAACATGGGAAGTGTCATTAAGTTTGGAACATGCTCAATTTTGGTTGTCGCGGGATGATGTTTATGTTTTGAATGAGCATGTGATCTGTCAGAGATATTCTTTGTTATCGTCAGTTTTCACGGTGTAATTGGTTTTTTTTTGATGCTATGTAATCCTGTCGGTAGGATGCATCTGCTATCGTCATTGCATTGCACATCATGACTATTCTGAGTTACCTGGGATTATACTTGATACTTGGGAGTATTTGTTTCATTCTTCCATTAGGCCAACCGTGAACACAAGATTTAAATGCTACATTTTTTGTTAGTTTAAGCAATTCACTAATCCCTTCACAACAGGATATACACTTATTTCTTTCTTTTGTGGAAGATTTACTCTTTCTAGCTGTCTTAAAAAGTTGACGCAATTACTCctgtttttatttacatatcgtaTTAGGTTCGTTCTAAGTCAAAATTAGCTAATCTTGATCAagtctatagaaaaatatagcaacaactATACTATCCAACATATGCATTACTAACGTGTACTTCATGGTGGATTCAATGGAACAAATTTGGTATTATAAATGTTATTAtctttttctataaatttggtcaaagttGGTCAACTATATAATCCAACATATGCACTACCAATATATACTTCATGATGGATTCAATGAAACAAATTTGGTATTATAACTATTATTAtctttttttataaatttggtcaaagttGGTCAAGTTTGCCTTAGGACAACATATGCACTACTAATGTATATTTCATGGTGGATTCAATGAAACAAATTTGGTATTATTAtctttttctataaatttggtcaaagttGGTCAAGTTTAACTTAAGACAAACCTAATATGGCATATGACATATAAATAGAAACAGAAGCTTCCAAGAAAATTCACGAGGGTCATCAGTTCGTCACCAGTTGTGCAAGCGTTCCGCACTGCGTTCATTTGAAAAAAATGCAAGTGAAACCCTTCATGCGGCTTCCCTTGGTTCTAATAGTAGAAAACCGTTCAATATGTAGAGTACGCCTCAGTATGCTACTGCGAACAAGGTGCAACAGCGTATCATTCTGATTGTTCAAAACCAGCTTTCATACTCCAATCTACAGAAAATCTGAGCCCTCGCAGATAGAACAGCTCTGTAACATTACACAAAGTTCCATAATATCAATAAGCTCTCATTCTCCTAGAATTCTCATCGGCCAATCTACAAAACTGAGCCTTGGCAGACAGAACAGCACCGTAACATTGCACTAACAAGTTCCAAAGGATTGACATATGTTCTGATGCTGCCTTCGCAGTCTACGCAAGTGACAGAACTTTGCATCGCTATCCAGTCCCACAATTCAGTTACCTAACACCAACCTTTAACACCCAGTCCATGAAATGCTTTAGGTCACTTACGGGCATTATGCTTCACCTTGCAGTGAGTATCCAGACCGAGGAGTTGAAAGCCCTGAACAAAAGCGAAAAGTCCAATGTGTGAGAATACATGACAGCATTTAGATGGGAGAAGATTCGGATATAGAGCGTTGATATATTACTTGCTGCACGACTTGCATGAATAGCCAGTGGCTCGCTTAGAGCTGTCGATGATGAAGGTGTCTTCTTCACTTGCTTTGATGATGGATACGGGGTTGCAACATGGACATAGCCACTTCTGTTGGTACTGCCACTGCCTGCATCATAGTTCACCAGGAAGTAAAGTTTCCGTGGGATAAAAAAAACAACCAGAAGCTAAACAAATTTACAATTAAAAGTAACATATTCTAACCAGTTTTGTTGCCCATAGAAGGTGTTGCGATCTTTGCCTTCTTCTCTACTGGTGTCCTCAAGGGTGTTTCTGCTGGCCTAATCTTGCCTGTAGCATTCTGCATTAAAGCTCAGGTTTGGGATATCATACAAAATAAGGAGGATGTAAAAATAACAGGCCAGCTTGAACAATCTCACACCTTCAGAGCTTCACCAACTTCATCTGAACTCTCGCTACCATCCTGATCATTGGAATCCTGAGCATGAACCATGTCACGGAAAAGAACAATACGGTCAGAGACTCAGAGTACAAGTGATATCTATACTAGTAGAAATGTACTGCATTGCACGCGGACAAGAACAAGCATCAGGTAATCGATGCAAAACCCAAAATAGTAGTAGCATAATAAACACAGGGAAAACGCATGATCATATATACATAAGAAATTTAGTCAATAATGCACGATTATCTAGGTTAACTTACACTTGGCTATTCCCTGAGTCTGTTTACTGGTATCTCAAAAAATAATCTAAACAATCAGAAACTAAAACATCAAGGAAATAATAGTTCAGATATGATTCATCGCGTATACAAACCTCATCATCACCAGATTCAACCTCTGCAGAATCAACAGCGTTTTCATCACTGTCATCATCGTCAGCGCCAccaacatcacaggcatttTTTAGTTTACAGAACTGAGTAGCAGCAGGCTTCTCTGCACCATTTTCAGTTTCTTTGCTTTTATCATCTGAAGGTAAACAATGTAAAGCAAGTGACTGCTTTGGGATCCCATTAGCTATTTTAGCAAATTCTGGCACACGGACAGAGAGGATAATAGATAAATAGCACCATAAACTAAACATGTACATGTATGCCTTATCAAAGTTGGATCAGCCTAATATACTCAAGAGAAGCAAAGCAGCAGCCTTGACTCTTAAACAAAACTTGTAATGTAGAACAAAGGATATACCATCTGCATTGGGATATAGTGGAATAGCCAATGGAACCTCCTCATCAGAGTCATCATCTGAAACATCAATCGCGATGCAACTTATGCGAAGTGATGAGGAAAAACATCAGGGAAGTCCAATACTAAAAGAACAAGAGCATTACCTTCGTCAGTACTAGTGTCTGAATAAGATGTGGACAAAGGCACAGCACATAGTTAAGGAACAAAACATTGTTCTAGAGCTTCTTGCCAAACATTGAAAAATGTAAAATGAAAGGATATTTTATCTTGTGCTCCCTAAATGTGAAACCAAGAGCAGAGATGTTGCTTGTTTTTGAGCTGTGCAGTAACTCAAACTCCTTCTCAAATACCAAACCAATTTTACACTGAGGGTATTTGTCAACCGACAGTGTGCCAATTGGAATTCTATTTCCATCAACTTTCACAAAAACTCTGACATCCTCATTCCCCTTGTCATCCTGCAGTGCTATCTGGAAATACGAACAACTGAACCGTAAACGGACAGGATCCAACTCAAATAAGTGAAAAGATGACCAAATATTAAAAAATCTCATAAAGCAGACCTGTGAAATATGACAATACAACTCTCCTGGGTTACACTTCACTGTCTCACCAGGTCTCACTAGAACTCCTGGAAATGTTAGAATAGCTTTTAGTAGCCATAAGTAAGATAAACTATGGATGCACAAATTACAGAGAAATTTCTTGGGGCACAGAAGCCATTGGCAGTGCCAAACTGTCAACTTCCAATTAGAAACTCAAAGGATACAAGATCACGATAAGAATGTAGCCGCAGGTTCCAATTAAGGGCATCGAAGAAATTGTAATGCACCATGTGACTGTAGCATCATCATTCAAACTTGATCAGAAGGTTCCACAGTTCCTGCAAACCTTTAAAAACTAGACTTATCACTTATCTCCCTCAACTGTTTCACTCAGGGAGAGTCGTATTTACCATTTTCCAGGACTGATTGAGCAAAACATCACCTAACCAACAATTTTATGGAACAGAACCACACAATCGCAAAATCCAGGAAATTTACTGAAGGAGTAATACATATTCAAGAGCTACTGTCTCATTAGTAGCAGACAGTTCGTATACTAACCTGAACCAGACTCACACAATCAGTCAAGAACCAATTAATCGACAACCAAGACAAACAAAACAAACGAAAAATCGTACAACGGCCACCTAAGAACCCTAAGGGTTGGACTGGTTGATTATAAATCTATCTCACTGTGTCTCAATTGGATCCAGCATCTCCAATACCAGCAAACGAAGTAGCAAACAACGAGATAGGGGGGCGATTCACCCTAATAACCACTTAACCAGGCATGATCGAAGTAAAAGAACAAAAACGGAAGGAAAATCGCAGGAAACGGTACGCACCCCAGTGCCGACGTCTTGCAATATCCATGGCTCGTGGAGGAGGAACGCCACGCCGCCGAAtccctggtggcttctctcCGCCCCGCTGCTTCTGGAGGGGAGAGGGTTTTGGGGAGCGGCAGCTTGGAGTGGAGTAGGGGCAAGAAgggaagagaaaagagagacgagtgggaaggaatgcgtagcagaCTGCGAGTCTGGGGGAGACTGGGACTGCGAATTCTGTTTTGGCCCAGTGGGCTCGCATCGTTTTCTTGGAGTCCGTAATGGGCTGGGTACGCGGGCGCTTTCCGACCCATAACATGCCATCCCATACTTGTGCGATGTCCCAAAACGAAAAAAGGCTTGTGTGATCGCACAAAGTGTGGGAAGAAaacatttcaaaaaaaaaagtgtgggaagaaaaagggaggTGAGGAAGAAAGTCTGTGTGGACCGTGGGCCATTAGTCTAGTGGGCTTGCATCGTAGGGTGGCCTCCATGGGCTGTACATGTGTGCAGTTTTACGGCCCATATGGGTTTCCCCGGCAGCAGCATAGCATAATCCAAAATTTCAAACAATACATCGCGTACAGAAACAGAACCTTGCATCCCAAAAACCAAGGAACACAGCCTTAGCTGGCAAGCAAGATTGTGAAGAAACGGCATCAAAACATCATAAAAGCAGCAAGATTTCCATGGCTCACGGCGATTCCACCACCGTCGACAGAAAGCGCTTTTGGAGAAGATGTTTGCAGCCGTTTTTGGTTGCAAGCAGAGTGCTCTGATGGAGCAAGGTTTTCAGCGGTGGCAAGGAAGCCCTCCTGCCAAGCCAACCGAAATTCCTGGCTACTGGTGATACTATGCTACGACTACGAGTATAACAACTAAGCAGCAGAGGCATGGCTAAGTTGCTTGCCCCGGTTACAAATCAAATGATTCCTTGCTTGCCCCCCTTTCCCTCCAAAATTCTCACTCCGAAccccaccccttcttcttcTAAGTGCCAAGTGCTAGCTAGCACAACGCCACTCACCAATCTCCACTTCCTTGCTTCGCTCCAGTCACATACCACCTGCTGCATCGCTTGATCGGTTGGTTTCCCTTGGCCCCTGCCCTTCGCCGAGACATGAGCAAACAGCCGGTGTCgccggagggaggcggcggcgtgccGCTGACTCCGAGCCGCGCTCGCGGCGCCGATGCGGCGCCGTCTCCGCCGGGCACCGGCCGCACCCTCAAGGCGAGCGTGCAGGGCGAGGGACAGGCTGCGGCGGGGTCGTCGCTGCGCAACGGTGCAGGGACCAGTGCGGCCATGGCAGCCCACGGGGGCGACGGGCGCCGCGTGACCCTCCTGGTGCCGCCGCAGGACGGAGGCCAGCCGCAGCAGGTGGCGCAGTACCCGCGCGAGGGACGCAACGGGGCTGCTCCTCAGCCGGCGGCAGGACGCCCCAGGCCGTCCTATGTGCCGCCGTCGCAGAGGCGGCGAgagcagccgccgccggcctaTGGACCGTACCCGCAGGGAGGCGTCCCTCAAGAACGGCAGCAGGCGATGCCGCCGCCACCGGGAGGCGCACCGCCACCCGTGACTGGGAGCGGTCTCGCCATTCCGGGAGGAGCTGCACCGCCACCTGCAGgagctgcgccgccgcgccggaaGCGTTTCGGAATGGCCACGACCACTTGGGCTACGGACGTGCCGGACCCGTCAGACGCGCGCCAGCAtcgtcgtccacataagccgCACGCACCTGGAGACGAAGAAGCTGCTCCGCCAGGTAGCCTCGCCACACCTGGAGGAGCGGCACCGCCACCTGGAggagccgccccgccgcgccggccgaaACGTTTCGGAATCCCCAAGACTACTTGGGCTTCGGACCTGCCGGCGGACTCGTCGGATGCGCGCCCTCCTCGTCCACGTCAGCACACACCTGCTAGAGCTGGACTTGGAGACGAAGCAGCACCTCCACACGGGGGCAGCCCCACCGCACCGGAAGGGCCACGCAGGTTCGGGCTCCCCACCGCAAAGACTATCGAGCGCGTCGGCACGCTCGAGACAGGATACGGCACggaggcgccggcgccggcggactcccgcctgccgccgccggtgccgccgccgcacgcgcaTGACGCGCGTCCCCAACAGCCGACGCCACCGTACCAGCCACCACCGTACGGCAAGAAGTGGCAGGAGTCACCGATGCTCCCCacggagaggaggaggaagaaggagaattCGAAGAAGCCGCTGGCGATCCTCTTCACCCTGTGCTGCATCCTCTTCTGGCTTCTGGTGGTCTGCATCGGCCTCGCCATCCTGGTGATCTACCTCCTCTACCACCCGAAGCCGCCGCGGCTGCACGTGAGCACGGCGACCCTGAACGCCGGGTACATCGACGAGCTCCCGCCGCCCCACCTCGGCCAGGCGCTCAACTCCGACCTCTACGTGCTCGCCGCCATCTACAACCCCAACACCAAGATCGACGTGGTGCTGCACTACATGCAGTTCGACCTCTACTTCCAGGGCCACCTGATCGGCACGCAGGCGGTGTGGCCGCCGCTGTACGAGAGGCCCGGCGACTCCGCGCTTCGGACCGTGCACCTGGTGGTGAGCGAGGTGATGATGCGGCCGGAGGACGCCGAGGTGTGGAAGAACGTCACGGCCAGCGGCGGCCTCGTGCAGATGCAGCTCGAGGGCAGGTTCTACGTCCAGCTCAACTTCGGGCGATGGCTCCCGTTCAGGTACATGGTGAAGCCGAGCTGCGCGCTCTGGCTCGACCCGCCGCCGGCGGGCGCGCTGCGCAGGGCGCGGTGCCGGCAATGATTTCTCCGCTTCCATTCGAATGCATCTGATTGGTTGCTTCGCGTATGGTGGTTTCAGTTCAGAGCTATAAGAACGAATTCGTGTATTTTGGATTTTAGTTATTTTTTGGCTGGAAAACATTTAATCAGGTTCTTGCATTGTTTTTTTTGTAAATCGAATGGAATCAGGGATCGAGCCAGTGACAATTCTGTCTAGAAATTTAATCAAGGCAGCAGGTTGGACACTGATCGTCTGATCGAATGATCGTGTATTGTCAGTTCGTGTTTGTCCATGCCTTCAATGCAGAGGAGATGCTTTGTGAAGTGAAGCGCGCCAGAGAGAGGACCCCACAGATTGCTCCATTGCTTCTCGATTTGCCAAACTGAGAGATACCTCACTTGTCCCTCCAGACACGCACAAAGTCCTGTACAACCTTGCGCTCTTTCGCCTTGACCACCGGCACCGACCGCCCTACTCTGTGGCCGCCATGCCAAGTTGCCAACCATGTCGCAACTGCAACACCCTCTCCGGCAGGGCCAAGCAACCAGCTGGTCTCGCGGCCGCCATCCACACGCATGGAAGCGTCCGCTGGACAGCACCCGCCGGCCGG
Protein-coding sequences here:
- the LOC112894765 gene encoding histone deacetylase HDT2-like; its protein translation is MDIARRRHWGVLVRPGETVKCNPGELYCHISQIALQDDKGNEDVRVFVKVDGNRIPIGTLSVDKYPQCKIGLVFEKEFELLHSSKTSNISALGFTFREHKIKSYSDTSTDEDDDSDEEVPLAIPLYPNADDDKSKETENGAEKPAATQFCKLKNACDVGGADDDDSDENAVDSAEVESGDDEDSNDQDGSESSDEVGEALKNATGKIRPAETPLRTPVEKKAKIATPSMGNKTGSGSTNRSGYVHVATPYPSSKQVKKTPSSSTALSEPLAIHASRAARLSTPRSGYSLQGEA